Proteins from a genomic interval of Rhizoctonia solani chromosome 12, complete sequence:
- a CDS encoding Retrotransposable element Tf2 protein yields MATCSQSSAHPQSPLNQGELGPTLPATAVESTSLKPEVYGEISLSQAISLILGLQNQVLRLERELEETKEATKEAQDWMGAVNQALACVEARGGAPHTPEDRKPPAVEATPRPLPKTNPIPAPSTPLVAWANPSKAPPTFAQPTPVRAPPRGYTPPPPLPIQLRSPQVPQPAAPVAAYQALVKVDHPDAYTGKIGNKARQWLTQMLAWVRLNQRMFPTDQEVLLFLLINMKDVAGAWAHPHLNQLGSHRALIQTVDEFRTEFLAAFGNPNATQAAKRQITQLTQTGTCAEYITKFRTIAMDLDWNNAALCGQFARGLHWELQNAALVIDNALCEERASHPPKGNKSGTSSTPNRGASTSQQAMRPGRLSSDPNFVSKEEQNRRRAEGLCIKCGKTGHKFAECRTGWKATPKEEGVKKEAAKIGKESGPELGKD; encoded by the exons atggcaacctgttcccAGAGCTCTGCTCATCCCCaatcccctctcaatcaaggagagttgggacccactcttccggcaaccgccgttgagtcaacaagcctcaaaccagaggtctatggggaaatctccctcagccaagcaatctcccttatcttgggattgcaaaaccaagtcctccggCTTGAGCGGGAACTTgaagaaaccaaggaagcaacaaaggaagcccaagactggatgggagcagtcaaTCAAGCCCTTGCTTGCgttgaggctaggggtggagccccacatacaccagaagaccggaaacccccGGCAGttgaggccacgcccaggcccctaccaaaaaccaaccctattccagcgcctagcacgccccttgttgcctgggccaaccccagTAAAGCTCCCCCCACGTTTGCTCAGCCAACCCCAGTCCGGGCCCCCCCAAGAggctatactccccctccgcctTTGCCTATCCAACTCCGCTCCCCCCAAGTTCCACAACCagcggcccctgtagccgctTATCAAGCCCTGGTCAAAgtggaccaccctgacgcctatacggggaagatagggaacaaagcccgccaatggctcacacagatgttggcatgggtacgtctaaatcaacggatgttccccacggatcaggaggtcctgTTGTTCCTCCTGATAaacatgaaggacgtagcaggagcctgggctcacccccacctcaatcaacttgggtcccacagggcccttaTCCAGACAGTTGACGAGTTCAggacggagttcttggctgcatttgggaacCCCAATGCCACGCAAGCCGCCAAGCGGCAAATTACACaacttactcagacaggaacctgtgctgagtacatcacaaagtttaggaccattgccatggacctagactggaacaacgccgccctttgtgggcaatttgcacgtggcctccactgggag CTGCAAAATGCGGCtctggtcattgataacgccctctgtgaggagcgtgccagccacccgcctaagggtaataagtctggaacctcttccacccccaataggggggcgagtaccagccaacaggccatgagaccagggcgcctctccagtgatcccaactttgtctccaaggaagaacaaaaccgccgcagggctgaaggcctctgcatcaagtgcggtaAAACAGGGCataagtttgcggaatgccgtactggctggaaagccacgcctaaggaggaaggcgtcaagaaagaagccgccaagattggcaaagagtctggacctgaattgggaaaagactaa
- a CDS encoding Retrotransposable element Tf2 protein — MLNGSSPQAGKIWKKANLTFSFDGKHMTETFLICNTGSHAAILGLKWLDAHNPEINWNQRTLSFPHAPPEHVAIAEEEEANQKPLEGVPSKYHQYAKVFGEEEFNKLPPHQHYNIGIELTEEGPLNSPLYSMTDAKSATLKDWLRDELKAGKIRPSKSSISSPVMFVPKKDGSRRLVVDYCRLNNRTKKNVYPLPCPDNLMAQLCGAKVFTKLDLHWGYNNIQVKEGDKWKTAFQTKYGLYESLVMTFGLTNAPAAFQHFMNKLFKDLLDVCVIIYLDDILIYSKDDASHTHHVHEVLKQLMENQLFCKASKCTFHVTSVEYLGIIVSDKGFSLDKLKIQAVQEWPVPTKIKEVQSFLGFANFLCCFVANFSHMARLLHNLVKKETLWKWGTKEQEAFQGLKDAITNAPVLCHADPSRPYFLETDASGAALGSILSQQQEDSCLHPLGFLSESFKGAKQDYNTHNKELLVL; from the coding sequence atgctcaatgggtcaagcccccaggctggcaaaatttggaagaaggctaacctaaccttctcctttgatggcaaacatatgactgagaccttcttaatttgtaacacagggtctcatgccgCCATCctaggattgaaatggttagatgccCATAATCCAGAGATCAATTGGAATCAACGCACcctttcctttccccatgcaccaccagaacatgtagccattgctgaagaggaggaagccaatcaaaaaccccttgaaggagtaccctccaaataccatcaatacgccaaggtatttggagaggaagaattcaacaagcttcccccccaccagcattacaacattgggattgagctaacagaagaaggccccttgaactctccgctgtatagcatgactgacgccaaatccgccacgctcaaagattggctcagggatgaactcaaggcaggcaagatccgccccagtaaatcttccatcagctcccccgtaatgtttgtacccaaaaaggatggttcccgccgtttggttgttgattattGCCGCCTTAATAACCGTACCAagaagaacgtctacccgctCCCCTGtccagacaacctcatggcccagctctgtggtgccaaggtcttcactaaGCTGGACTTAcattggggttacaacaacatacaggtaaaagaaggtgacaaatggaagaccgcATTCCAAACTAAGTACGGCCTCTACGagtccctggttatgacctttggcttaacaaatgcacctgccgcctttcagcattttatgaacaagctattcaaggatttactggatgtatgcgtcattatttaccttgatgacatcctgatatattctaaggatgacgcatcacacacacaccacgttcatgaggtcctgaAGCAACTAATGGAGaatcaactgttctgcaaggcgtcCAAATGTacgttccacgtcacctctgtggagTACCTGGGGATCATTGTCTcagataagggtttcagcctggataagctcaaaatccaggcggtacaagaatggccagtACCTACTAAgatcaaagaagtccaatcatttctaggatttgccaactttctttgttgttttgttgccaactttagccacatggctaggctgTTACataacctagtcaagaaggaaacactgtggaagtggggcaccaaggaacaagaagccttccaaggattaaaggatgccatcaccaacgccccggttCTTTGCCACGCTGATCCATCCAGACCCTacttcttggaaacagatgcctcCGGCGCAGCTCTAGgctccatactcagtcaacaacaggaagacagTTGCTTGCATCCACTAGGGTTCCTATCAGAATCTTTCAAGGGTGCCAAACAGgactacaacacccacaataaggaactcttggtgttgtag
- a CDS encoding Retrotransposable element Tf2 protein: MATRSRTASRAQSPFDQGYMEPTLLSATPVEYGKVSLKQVTRLLLGLLGQVECLEQEIAKIKEAGIETQMNVENISQTVNVVKDGLRSLQSHGPCTPKGPQAKVVEETPCPLPKTKPVGLPGPANPKKSRSPASPISPSISASPIPNRNNCPPPPATVATYPALVKVDHPNAYTGKIGSEAKQWLTWMLAWTRLNSRMFPTNQEVLSFLLMNMKDSAGAWAHPHLDQLGSHRAIIQTVEGFKLEFLAAFGNPDATRAAKRKITTLTQSGTCADYITNRQIATRERRPHTLLELQNAALVIDNTLRKERASHPPRDNKSSKPSNPARGTSTGQATSGSKRLSNDPNFVLEEEQNRRRAAGACIKCGKMGHKFAECRTGWKATPIEEKGKAKETTKIGKNSEYQLGKENAPLFTISIQPERKAEQLEVLIDSGATSSFMNPRTAESLRLPLIDLPTPCTVTMLDGSSPQAGKIWKKANLTFSFDGKSMTKTFLICNTGSHAAILGLKWLDAHNPEIDWNARTLSFPHTPPKHVAIAKEEEADKNPLEGIPPKYHQYAKVFGEEEFNKLPPHRHYNIGIELTEEGPLNLPLYSMTNAKSATLKDWLKDKLKAGKIRPSKSLISSPVMFVPKKDGSRRLVVDYRCLNNQTKKNVYPLPCPDDLMAQLRSAKVFTKLDLRWGYNNVQVKEGDKWKTAFRTKYSLYESLVMTFGLTNAPAAFQHFMNKLFKDLLDVCIIIYLDDILIYSKDDASHTQHVHEVLCRLMENQLFCKASKCTFHVASVEYLGIIVSDKGFSLDKLKIQAIQEWPTPTKVKEVQSFLGFANFLRRFVANFSHMARPLHNLVKKDTPWKWDTREQEAFQGLKDAITNAPVLCHADPLKPYFLETDASGAALGSILSQQQEDGRLHPLGFLSKSFKGAKQNYDTHDKELLAIICSFKYWRIFLEGTTHPVTVFTDHRNLEYWKESQTFNRCHAQWHLLLAGYNFQIVYRPGKQSGKPDALSQRADHANIPPAAQTMLPDPVFANVALVTPEKELQRQIEAALDQDKSLEEILQFLQNESKAPASIKRAFRDYKIEAGLLFYQGRIVVPDVGTLRTDLLCIFHDSPLAGHPGRQRTLELVSRNYYWPGIQADTYWHVDSCKTCQQIRKPRYGSIPPQPLELPSRLWQHVSYDMIVDLPKDGNSDSILVIVDSFTKYVILVECSKKLKAPELADLFLRHVWKRYGMPEKTVSDRGRVFNNKFLKALYQRLGIDPHFLSAYHPQSDGQTERVNPTVKHFLRAYSGVNQKDWVKWLPMEESAYNNAVHSSTGKSPFKALYSWEPSLTPSNVPTDVPEADNLATQMELQWREIEAALRQSKTRMVAREAGEPLKFEIGEEAWLDAKNVKLKTLSPKLTEQRLGPFKITKRISNRAYRLELLPTMRIHNVFYVGLLSKVKRDKKRSFENRPPPVTVDREEEYKVEGITDAEEQNGKWFFQVKWKGYGSEENTWEPQENLKNAEKFLEKYEKEMKKKALGAAKALRGGQCRRLGHLAIIRSFKYWRIFLEGTLHPITVFTNHQNLEYWKESQTFNCRHARWHLLLAGYNFQIVYRPGKQLGKPDALSQQLDHADIPPKPQSMLPNQVFANIALVTPEKELQQQIESSLDQDKSLEEILQFLQNESKAPPSIKRAFKDYEMEAGLLFYQGQIVVPDVGTLRTDLLHIFHDSPLAGHPGRQRTLELVSRSYYWPGIRADTYWHVDSCEVCQRIRKPRYTSIPPQLLELPVRPWQHVSYNMIVDLPKDGNTDLILVIIDSFTKYGIFVKCSKKLKAPELAELFLENVWKRHGMPEKTISNRGRVFNNKFLRALYKRLGIDPHFSSAYHPQSNGQMERVNPSIEHFLRAYSGVNQRDWTRWLPMAEFAYNNAIHSSTGKTPFKALYGWEPTLTPSNMPMDVPEADDLAQTMEAQWKEVEAALRQSKQQMIAGESGNPTEFEIGEEVWLDAKNVNLKTLSPKLTEQQLGPFRVTEKISDQAYRLELPPTMQIHNVFYVGLLSKVKRDKKRAFENCPPPVTVDREEEYKVEGITNAKERDGKWFFQVKWKGYGSKENTWEPQENLKNTKNFLEKYEKDMRKKALGAAKALKRGAVL, translated from the exons atggctaCCCGCTCCAGGACAGCCTCTCGAGCCCAATCCCCTTTTGATCAGGGATACATGGAACCCACACTTCTGTCAGCCACCCCTGTCGAGTATGGCAAGGTATCCCTCAAACAAGTCACAcggctcctccttggcctccttggccaagttgaaTGCCTTGAGCAAGAAATCgccaaaatcaaggaagccggAATTGAGACCCAGATGAATGTTGAAAATATTTCCCAAACcgtcaatgttgtcaaggatgggcttaggtCCCTCCAGTCCCATGGCCCTTGCACACCCAAAGGACCCCAAGCCAAAGTTGTGGAAGAGACGCCATGCCCCTTACCAAAAACCAAGCCTGTTGGATTG cctggcccagccaaccccaagaagagccgctcccccgcaagtcccatctccccctccatctccgcgtctccgatccccAATCGGAACAACtgccctccacctccggctaCAGTCGCCACCTATCCTGCtctggtcaaggttgaccaccccaatgcctacacaggcaaaatagggagcgaggccaagcaatggctgacTTGGATGTTAGCCTGGACCCGCCTTAATTCGCGGATGTTCCCTACCAATCAAGAGGTCCTttccttcctcttgatgaacatgaaggactctGCTGGAGCGTGGGCCCacccacaccttgaccagcttggatcacaccgAGCTATCATCCAAACCGTCGAGGGCTTCAAATTggaattcctggcagcatttggcaaccctgacgccacaagggccgccaagCGGAAAATCACCACCCTAACTCAGTCTGGCACATGCGCAGActacattacaaa ccgtcaAATTGCAACCCGCGAACGCCGCCCCCataccctccttgagctgcaaaatgcagcacttgtcattgacaacactctccgcaaagagcgtgctagccacccaccaagggataataagtctagcaaaccatctaaccccgcaagggggacaagtaccggtCAAGCCACATCTGGTTCAAAGAGACTCTCCaacgaccccaactttgtgttggaagaagaacaaaatcgccgccgcgccgctggcgcctgcatcaagtgcggcaagatgggccacaagtttgcggaatgccgcacgggctggaaagccacccctattgaggaaaaggggaaggctaaggaaaccaccaagattggcaaaaactctgagtaccaattgggaaaaga aaacgcccccctcttcacaatttcaattcAGCCAGAAAGAAAAGCGGAAcaactagaagtcctgattgactcaggcgccacatcttCCTTCATGAACCCACgtaccgcggaatcactccgcctcccactcattgaccttCCCACTCCATGTACCGTtaccatgcttgatgggtcgagcccccaggcaggcaaaatctggaaaaaagCCAActtaaccttctcctttgatggcaaatcAATGACCAAAACCTTCCTCAtttgcaatacagggtccCATGCTGCCATTCTAGGATTAAAATGGTTGGACGCACAtaacccagaaattgattggaacgcGCggaccctctcctttccccatacACCACCCAAACACGTGGCtattgccaaagaagaggaagctgacaaaaaccctcttgaaggaatACCCCCCAAGTACCACCAGTACGCCAAAGTATtcggggaggaagaattcaataagcttcccccacaccggcattacaacattgggattgaactcacaGAGGAAGGACCCCTCAACTTGCCCCtttacagcatgaccaacgccaagtccgccacactcaaggactggcttaaGGACAAGCTaaaggctgggaagatccgtcccagtAAATCCTTGATCAGctcccccgtcatgtttgtccccaaaaaggatggttcccgtcgTTTGGTCGTTGACTACCGTTGTCTCAACAACCAGACTAAGAAGAATGTCTACCCATTACCCTGTCCTGATGACctaatggcccagctccgcagtgccaaggtcttcactaaACTAGACTTacgatggggttacaacaacgtccaagttaaggaaggagacaaatggaaaaccgccttccgcaccaagtacagCCTTTACGAGTCCCTGGTAATGACATTTGGCCTAACCAACGCCCCTGcagccttccaacacttcatgaacaaactgtttAAAGACttgctggatgtatgcatcatcatctaccttgatgacatcctgatttattccaaggatgacgcatcacacacccaacatgttcatgaagtctTATGCCGCCTCATGGAAAACCAATTGTTTTGTAAAGCGTCtaagtgtacattccacgTTGCCTCAGTGGAGTACCTAGGAATAATTGTATCAGATAAGggattcagcctggataagctcaaaatccaggcaatCCAGGAATGGCCTACACCCActaaggtcaaagaagtacaatcgttcctagggtttgccaacttcctacgCCGCTTTGTCGCCAAttttagccacatggccaggccgttacacaacctggtcaaaaaggaTACACCATGGAAGTGGGATACTAGGGAGCAAGAAGCTTTCCAAGGGTTAAAGGACGCCATTACCAACGCACCAGTACTTTGTCACGCAGACCCAttaaaaccctacttcctggaaacagatgcctcAGGAGCAGCACTAgggtccatactcagccaacaacaggaagacggTCGTCTCCATCCGCTAGGCTTCCTATCCAAGTCATTCAAGGGGGCCaagcagaactatgacacccatgacaaagaACTCTTAGCTATCATCTGCTCCTTCAAATACTGGCGCAttttcttggaaggaaccacCCACCCTGTCACTGTATTCACGgaccaccgcaacctggagtactggaaggagtcccaaACATTCAACCGTTGCCACGCTCAATGGCACCTACTATTAGCagggtataacttccaaattgtttaccgcccaggaaagcagtccGGAAAACCTGATGCCCTTTCACAACGAGCCGATcatgccaacattccacccgccgcccagaccatgctccctgaccctgtatttgccaacgtggCCCTGGTAACTCCTGAGAAGGAACTCCAACGTCAGATTGAGGCTGCCTtggaccaagacaaatccctggaggaaatactacaattcctccaaaatgagtCAAAGGCTCCCGCATCAATAAAACGTGCCTTTAGGGATTACAAAATAGAAGCAGGCTTGCTATTTTaccaaggaaggattgtaGTACCGGACGTTGGGACATTGAGAACGGATCTACTTTGTATATTCCACGACAGCCCCCTAGCTGGCCACCCAGGCAGGCAACGGACCCTAGAACTGGTATCcaggaactactactggcctggcatccaagctgacacatactggcatgttGATTCTTGCAAAACATGCCAACAAATCAGGAAACCCAGGTACGGGTCTATCCCTCCTCAGCCTCTAgaactcccatcacgcctgtggcaacatgtgtcataCGACATGATAGTGGACCTGCCCAAAGACGGAAATAGTGACtctatcctggtcattgtggatagttttACCAAGTACGTGATCCTGGTGGAGTGTTCTAAGAAGCTTAAAGCTCCGGAGCTGGCAGACCTATTCCTGCGccatgtatggaaacgctacggcatgcctgaaaaGACAGTATCAGACCGCGGACGGgttttcaacaacaaattcctgaaggccctgtaccaacgcctgggaatagatCCACACTTCTTGTcggcctaccatcctcaaagtGACGGGCAGACAGAGCGTGTAAATCCCACGGTCAAACACTTCTTAcgggcttactcaggggtaaaccagaaagactgggtcaagtggcTACCAATGGAGGAAtctgcctacaacaacgcagtacatagctcaacaggcaaatctccTTTTAAAGCACTATACAGTTGGGAACCTTCCTTAACTCCAAGTAACGTTccaacagacgtccctgaggcagacaATCTAGCAACTCAGATGGAATtacaatggcgggaaatagaagcagcactccggcaatcaaagacacgcatggtgGCCAGGGAAGCAGGAGAACCACTCAAGTttgaaattggggaagaagcctggctagacgccaaaaacgtgaagctaaagaccctgagtccaaagctaactgaacaacgcctaggccccttcaaaataACCAAAAGAATCTCCAACAGAgcataccgcctagaactcctgccaacaatgagaatccacaacgtTTTCTACGTGGGCCttctgtcaaaagtcaaaagggacaaaaagcgcagCTTTGAGAACCGCCCTCCACCTGTCACCGTGGAcagggaagaggaatacaaggtggaaggaATCACTGATGCTGAGGAACAaaacggaaaatggttcttccaagtcaaatggaagggttatgggtctgaagaaaacacatgggagccacaagaaaacctaaaaaacgccgaaaaatttttagaaaaatacgaaaaagaaatgaaaaagaaggcccttggcgctgccaaggcccttagaggggggcagtgtc gacgtctaggacacttgGCAATCATCCGTTCATTCAAGTACTGGcggatcttcttggaaggaacccttCACCCCATCACTGTATTCACCAATCACcaaaacttggaatactggaaggagtcccagACATTCAACTGCCGCCATGctagatggcacctactgcTAGCCGGctacaacttccagattgtgtaCAGGCCCGGAAAACAATTGGGGAAGCCAGATGCTTTATCACAACAATTGGATCATGCGGATATTCCACCCAAACCCCAGTCCATGCTACCAAACCAGGTATTTGCCAATATTGCCTTGGTTACTCCGGAAAAAGAACTACAACAGCAGATTGAGTCATCCCTGGAtcaagacaagtccctggaggaaattctccaattcctgcagaatgagtccaaagcacccccctccatcaaacgtgcATTTAAGGATTATGAGATGGAGGCTGgcctactcttctaccaaggacaaattgtagtccctgacgTGGGGACACTAAGAACAGATCTACTGCATatcttccatgacagccccttggcaggacacccgggTAGGCAACGCACGCTAGAGTTGGTATCAAGAAGCTACTACTGGCCGGGCATCCGTGCTGATACgtactggcatgtggattcctgtgaGGTATGCCAACGGATTAGAAAGCCAAGATACACATCAATTCCCCCTCAGCTGCTGGAACTCCCAGTTAGACCCTGGCAGCACGtgtcttacaacatgatagtggACCTACCTAAGGACGGAAACACAGACTTGATCCTGGTAATCATTGACAGTTTCACTAAGTACGGGATCTTTgtaaaatgctccaagaagctcaaggcacccGAGCTAGCGGAGCTATTCCTGGAAAACGTATGGAAGCGCCATGGCATGCCAGAAAAAACCATATCCAACAGAGGcagggtcttcaacaacaagttcttaCGTgccctgtacaaacgccttggcattgatCCCCATTTCTCCTCTgcctatcacccccagagcaacggacaaatGGAACGCGTCAATCCCTcaattgaacacttcctcagggcttactcaggggtaaaccaaagggactggaccagaTGGCTTCCCATGGCAgagtttgcatacaacaatgccatacatagcagcacgggcAAAACACCcttcaaagccctgtacggatgggaacccacaTTAACCCCGTCAAATATGCCAATGGACGTTCCAGAGGCAGATGaccttgcccagacaatggaggcacaatggaaggaagtggaagcagcactccggcaatctaagcaacaaATGATAGCTGGAGAAAGTGGGAACCCAACagaatttgagattggagaagaggtttggctggacgccaagaatgttaacctcaaaaccctgagtcccaaaCTAACGGAACAACAACTAGGGCCATTCAGGGTTACTGAAAAGATCTCTGACCAAGCttaccgcctggaacttcccccaacaatgcagatccacaacgtcttctatgtaggacttTTATCTAAAGttaaaagggacaagaagcgcgcctttgagaattgccccccaccagtcaccgtagacagagaagaagagtacaaggtggaagggattaccaatgccaaagaaagggatgggaaatggtttttccaagtcaagtggaagggatacgggtccaaggaaaacacatgggaaccccaagaaaacttaaaaaacaCCAAAAATTTTTTAGAAAAGTACGAAAAAGACATGAGAaaaaaggcccttggcgctgccaaggcccttaagaggggggcagtgttgtag
- a CDS encoding Retrotransposon-derived protein PEG10 yields the protein MKWQPAPGAPLVPRPLLIKESLWGNLPWLHNLPPPGIANQVLRLERELEEQKEATKEAQDWMGAVNQALACIKTRGGAPHTPEDWKPPAIKATPRPLPKTNPLPAPSAPLIAWANPTKAPPAFAQPTPVRAPPQIHTPPTSAPIRLQSPQVPQPVAAYQPLVKVDHPDAYTRKIGNKARQWLTRMLAWVRLNQRMFPTDQETLSFLLMNMKDVAGAWAHPHLDQLGSHRALIQTVDDFRTEFLAAFGNPDAMQAAKRQITNLTQTGTCAEYITKFRTIAMDLDWNNATLCGQFARGLHWEVSRLIATRKRRPTTLLELQNAALVIDNALRKERASHPPKGSKSGTSSSSTPNRGASTSQQATRPGRLSSNPNFVSEEEQNRRRAEGLCIKCSKLGHKFAECCTGWKATPKEEGVKKESAKLGKESGPKLGKD from the exons atgaaatggcaacccgctcctgGAGCACCGCTTGTCCCCCGtcccctcttgatcaaggaga gtctatggggaaATCTCCCTTGGCTGCAcaatctccctcctcctgggattgcaaaccaagtcctccggCTTGAACGGGAACTTGAGGAACAGAAGGAAGCcacaaaggaagcccaagactggatgggagcagtcaaTCAAGCCCTTGCTTGCATCAAgactaggggtggagccccacacacaccagaagactgGAAACCTCCAGCAATCAAGGCCACACCCAGGCCCCTACCCAAAACcaaccctcttccagcgcctagtgcgcccctcattgcctgggcTAACCCCACAAAAGCTCCCCCCGCCTTTGCACAGCCAACTCCCGTCCGGGCTCCCCCGCAAATCCATACTCCCCCTACATCTGCGCCTATCAGGCTCCaatccccccaagtccctcaACCAGTAGCTGCTTACCAGCCCCTGGTTAAGGTAGATCACCCTGATGCCTACACCAGGaaaatagggaacaaagcccgccaatggTTAACcaggatgttggcatgggtacgcCTCAATCAGAGGATGTTTCCCACGGATCAGGAGACATtgtcattcctcctgatgaacatgaaggacgtgGCAGGAGCATGGGCGCACCCCCATCttgatcaacttgggtcccacagggccttaATCCAAACAGTTGATGATTTTAGGACagagttcttggctgcatttggtaACCCAGATGCTATGCAAGCTGCCAAGCGGCAGATCACaaaccttactcagacaggcacctgtgctgagtacattacaaagttcaggaccattgccatggacctggactggaacaacgccacCCTctgtgggcaatttgcacgtggcctccactgggaggtcagccgccttattgccacccgcaaacggcgcccaaccaccctccttgagctgcagaatgcggccctggtcattgataacgccctccgcaaggagcgtgccagccacccacctaagggtagtaagtctggaacctcctcttcctccacccccaataggggggcaagtaccagccaacaggccacaagaccagggcgcctctccagcaatcccaactttgtctctgaggaggagcaaaaccGCCGCCGGGCTGAGGGcctatgcatcaagtgcAGCAAattgggccacaagtttgcggaatgctgcaccggctggaaggccacgcctaaggaggaaggcgtcaaAAAGGAATCCGCCAAATtaggcaaagagtctggacccaaattgggaaaagactaa
- a CDS encoding Retrotransposable element Tf2 protein, whose amino-acid sequence MSPLFTIPITPEKKAEYLEVLIDSGATSSFMHPHTAESLCLPLIDLPSPHTVTMLDGLSPQAGKIWKKANLTFSFNGKRMTETFLICNTGSHAAILGLKWLDNHNPEIDWNLQTLSFPHKPPEHAAIAEEEEADENTLEGVPPEYHQYAKVFGEEEFNKLPPHRHYDIGIELTDKGPLNSPLYSMTDAKSATLKDWLRDKLKAGKIRPSKSSISSPVMDMTFLL is encoded by the coding sequence ATGTCACCCCTATTCACAATTCCAATTACGCCAGAGAAGAAAGCGGAATatttagaagtcctgattgactcaggcgccacctcatcaTTCATGCACCCCCAtaccgcggaatcactctgcctcccactcatagatctcccttcaccccacaccgtcactatgcttgatgggttgagcccccaggctggaaaaatctggaagaaggctaacctaaccttctccttcaatggcaaacgcatgacagagaccttcctaatctgtaacacagggtctcatgctgccatcttgggattgaaatggttggataACCACAATCCAGAAATAGATTGGAACCTGcaaaccctctccttcccccacaAGCCACCAGAACACGCTGCCAttgctgaggaggaggaagctgatgaGAAcacccttgaaggagtaccccctgaataccatcaatacgccaaggtatttggggaagaagaattcaacaagcttcccccgcacaggcattatgacattggTATTGAACTAACGGACAAAGGACCCCTGAACTCCCCCCtgtatagcatgactgacgccaagTCAGCCACACTGaaagactggctcagggacaaactcaaggccgggaagatccgccccagcaaatcctcaatcagttcccctgttatggatatgacatttcttctttaa